Part of the Ignatzschineria larvae DSM 13226 genome, CTGATCGCAACCAACTCAGCAAAGTACAGCCGATCTTACAAGAGATTCAAAATAATCGTTGTTTCTATTGCAATAAACCGATGCAGAGCCGATCAGCCGTTGATCATTTTATTCCTTGGTCACTCTATCAAGTAGACACAGCACATAACTTCGTACTGGCTGATCATAGTTGTAATAGTAAGAAGAGTAACTTCCTTGCAGATCTCGACTTCTATCAAAAATGGTTAGAGAGAAACCTCGAATATGATGTATTTATCACTGAAGAGATCAGCAAAATAGGATTTATTGCCGATCGTATCCGTTCAGAATCTATTGCTAATTGGGCTTATACTCAAGTGCAGAATAAAAATGGGCTCTCTTATTGGGCACCGGAATAAGAAAGTCCTTAGAAAAATTGGAAAATATGGCTTTCTTGTAGATCGTGAACGATCAGAATCGATTGCTAGAAATTACTATTTTCATGCCCAAAAACTACACGATGACAATGGATTTTGGCGACCTAAATCGACTTAATATCGAAAGATTATCAACATTCATTTAGTGCCATAACCCCAACGATTATCCCCCATTTTTAATATCTATATTCTAGGATTATCTAAGATCTGTGAGTAATAATTATTTTTCTAAAATTTTCGCAAATAAGATTGCAGCTCACCGATCGCTTCTCTATAGTAGCCTCTACCATAAACTGGGTGTGCTATTTTCTAGCTGCTGTCGGCTATCAGAATACTGATCTCTCAACGAAGAATATTGCACCCGTTCCTTATCTTTTTTCACTGAAAAGTCGCGATTTTATGAATAAAAAACTCTTTCTCACGATGCTGCTTTCACTCTCGAGTGTTGGTTTTGCTCAATCTTATTATGATAAACTCAGTCTTGGTTTAGGCGTTGGTTATCAACAGAAACCTTATATTGGTGATAATTCGGATTGGGTGCCGGTACCTCATCTTGAATATCAATCAGGTCCATTCTTTATTAAAGGCTTAAAACTTGGCGTAAATGTCATGGAGTTTTCCCAAACGAAAGTGGATCTTCACCTCAACTATCAAGCGCTGAACTTTAAACCCGGCGATTCTCATTGGCCTTATAGTGGCTTGGATAAACGTAAATCCACGATCCAATTAGGGGCCGGCATTAATCATCAATTTGATAATAACGTCTTTATTAGTGGCGATATCCAAGGGGATATTTTAGGACGCAGTAAAGATGTCGTTGCGAATGCCAATATCGGCTATGTTTATCGCGTGAATGATCATTTCACTTTAGTGCCAAGAGCAGGATTAACCTGGGATGATAAGAAACATAACCGCTACTATTATGGGGTTTCAGCAGAAGAATCTGCACGCACCGGCATTCATCAATATCGTCCGGGAAGTTCAGTAACGCCGCATATCGGGATCGGTATGGCTGTGAAAGCGACTGATCGTTTTCATGTCTTTGGTGGTATGGAATTTCAATTTCTCCCAGGTGATGTGAAAGATAGCCCAATGACCAAGCGCTCTACCTTAAGTAGCTTTGCTTTAGGATTAAACTATAATTTCTAAATTTTTAGACTTCTAAAATGATGATTGATTCTATAATCAATCCATAAAAGTGATCACAAAAACGCCAAACAATTGATGAACTGTTTGGCGTTTTCTCATTTTATTGCTTTATTTGACACTCTATCTCATTCAATTACGCTTGATCCACGGACTTTTCTTGTTGTAATGATTGCTGTAACCGCTTGTAATATCGATATAATCCCCAGAGTGCTAATAATCCATAAGCCCCCATTAGGATGATGACATTAATGACTTCCGACTGAATATTATGGATACCGCCGCCCATCTGATTGAGCGTAATCATGCTGGTAATCCCTGGAAAAACGGGGAAGATATAAGTGATCCACTCCAATAACGGCGGGACTAACTCCTTAGGCCAGCTCATGCCGGATAAGAAGAAGAGAAGCATACTTGATGGCATAATAATCAAAAATACATCATCAAACTTCCGGAAGAATTGCCCGAAGAAGATTCCCATAAAGATCGTACTTGATAAAAATGGGATGGCAAAGAGTAAAATCCGCGGAATCGTACCATGAAATGGGAGTTGATAATAGATCGGTGTTAGCCCCATATAAGCCACAAAAATCACTAGACTCACAATAAAGTAAGCCAACCATTTCCCGATTAAGACAGAGAAAGCCACCGCAAAAGGTGCTGTTTTTTCATTACTCACAAGCGCTTTATCAAAGTTTGAGCGCCGACCTAGAATAATAGAGATCACGACCGCAAGGAATAGACATTGATAAACAATCAACACATATACCGGAGGAATCACGTAGGTTGCATAGCCATTTTGCGGGTTATAGAGCGGTACAAATACCGGCGTGATTGGCGTACTGTTACCAAGCGCAATCGCCGGATCAACACCCATCCCGATCTGCTTCGCAGCCCCAATTTCTCGGCTATAATTTTTCACAACCGATTGCACGGCCGAAGAGATCTTACTATAGATAATGACATAACTTGCATCTCCATAATAAGAGAGCGCACCAGAGCGACCACTTAAAATATTCTGTTCAAAATCTAAAGGAACCCAAATAATCGCGTAAACATCGCGATTACGCATCAGATGTTCTGCCTCGTCCATCGTCGAAACATATCCCACAATATTAATACTATCGGTGGCATTGAGTTTACGAATA contains:
- a CDS encoding ABC transporter permease — its product is MFKTTLKVFFNEFLNIFRVEAVLSILISGSILYFFYYPIPYNNEEVREAPTIVVDHDNSTMSREIIRKLNATDSINIVGYVSTMDEAEHLMRNRDVYAIIWVPLDFEQNILSGRSGALSYYGDASYVIIYSKISSAVQSVVKNYSREIGAAKQIGMGVDPAIALGNSTPITPVFVPLYNPQNGYATYVIPPVYVLIVYQCLFLAVVISIILGRRSNFDKALVSNEKTAPFAVAFSVLIGKWLAYFIVSLVIFVAYMGLTPIYYQLPFHGTIPRILLFAIPFLSSTIFMGIFFGQFFRKFDDVFLIIMPSSMLLFFLSGMSWPKELVPPLLEWITYIFPVFPGITSMITLNQMGGGIHNIQSEVINVIILMGAYGLLALWGLYRYYKRLQQSLQQEKSVDQA
- a CDS encoding MipA/OmpV family protein: MNKKLFLTMLLSLSSVGFAQSYYDKLSLGLGVGYQQKPYIGDNSDWVPVPHLEYQSGPFFIKGLKLGVNVMEFSQTKVDLHLNYQALNFKPGDSHWPYSGLDKRKSTIQLGAGINHQFDNNVFISGDIQGDILGRSKDVVANANIGYVYRVNDHFTLVPRAGLTWDDKKHNRYYYGVSAEESARTGIHQYRPGSSVTPHIGIGMAVKATDRFHVFGGMEFQFLPGDVKDSPMTKRSTLSSFALGLNYNF